In the genome of Flexistipes sinusarabici DSM 4947, one region contains:
- the mnhG gene encoding monovalent cation/H(+) antiporter subunit G produces MSILDVITLILLLAGSFFMLVASIGMIRLPDFYTRMHAGGKADTLGQGLIFLALIIYEGFTLISLKMLIIFAFIFIANPTATHAVAKAAYKGGLKIWSRDKNDSG; encoded by the coding sequence ATGAGTATACTTGATGTGATTACGCTGATTTTACTTCTTGCCGGAAGTTTTTTTATGCTCGTAGCTTCCATAGGGATGATAAGGCTGCCGGATTTTTATACAAGAATGCACGCAGGCGGCAAAGCTGACACTTTGGGGCAGGGGCTGATTTTTCTTGCTTTGATAATTTATGAAGGATTCACTTTGATAAGCCTTAAAATGCTGATAATTTTTGCTTTTATTTTCATAGCAAATCCCACTGCCACACACGCTGTGGCTAAAGCTGCCTATAAAGGCGGATTAAAGATATGGAGCAGAGACAAGAATGATAGCGGTTGA
- a CDS encoding molybdate ABC transporter permease subunit: protein MKLTTISGVFVLILALFILLIISAGFLLTDMGSMISLFKDGNFIEAVVFGLKSSLAATLFSAVLGIPSGYYLARKKSMLSRIFDSLFDIPLIIPPLIVGVLLLTFFNISAVSRVIEVVFTFTGAVTAQFFISFPFTVKASKSAFEMVPPVYERIAMTLGASRFRSFYDTTFKLAFNGIMGGLILSWLRSLGEFGATLMVGGGIAGMTANIPINIYLNMTEGNFQKGLAASVLVVVFAFFCVLVLKMVFSRKVYNAEAE, encoded by the coding sequence ATGAAATTGACGACAATTTCCGGCGTTTTTGTTTTAATACTGGCACTTTTTATTTTACTGATAATTTCAGCTGGTTTTCTGCTGACGGATATGGGGAGTATGATATCCCTTTTTAAAGATGGTAATTTTATAGAAGCTGTTGTTTTCGGTTTGAAAAGTTCACTGGCAGCCACTTTATTCTCAGCTGTTCTGGGAATACCATCAGGTTATTACTTGGCCAGAAAAAAAAGTATGTTAAGCAGAATATTTGACAGCCTTTTTGACATACCGTTGATTATCCCGCCGCTGATAGTTGGTGTTCTACTTTTAACATTTTTTAACATATCTGCTGTTTCAAGGGTGATTGAGGTTGTTTTTACATTTACAGGGGCTGTGACTGCCCAGTTTTTTATCTCCTTTCCCTTTACCGTTAAAGCTTCCAAAAGTGCTTTTGAAATGGTGCCCCCTGTGTATGAAAGAATTGCAATGACTCTGGGGGCATCCCGCTTCAGATCTTTTTACGATACTACGTTTAAACTCGCTTTTAACGGAATAATGGGCGGATTAATACTCAGCTGGTTGAGGAGCCTCGGTGAATTCGGAGCCACCCTTATGGTTGGTGGAGGAATTGCAGGTATGACGGCGAATATCCCGATAAATATTTATCTGAACATGACTGAAGGCAATTTTCAGAAAGGTCTGGCAGCAAGTGTTTTGGTGGTTGTGTTTGCATTCTTCTGTGTGTTAGTTTTAAAGATGGTTTTTTCACGAAAAGTATATAATGCAGAAGCGGAGTGA
- a CDS encoding 50S ribosomal protein L25, whose translation MLETVKWEAIPREDMTKGQLKDNRENGMIPAVVSSRGKESTSLFVKLSDLQRRPYGNFIVDLVFPNKKKPINCFLKNIQFSHVGYKILHVDFQELTKGQEVDIEIPLRLTGEPVGLDKGGIVNQLIDSVMIRTLPRHLPEKFEMDISHLDVNDSIDITELELPDEITLLDPTEGTVASIIVPKEEPLEPETEEEEEELEEEEAESEESSEEEKE comes from the coding sequence ATGCTTGAAACTGTAAAATGGGAAGCCATCCCAAGGGAAGATATGACAAAAGGTCAGCTTAAAGACAATAGGGAAAATGGGATGATTCCGGCTGTTGTCAGCAGCAGGGGAAAAGAAAGCACTTCTCTTTTTGTTAAGCTTTCGGATTTGCAGAGAAGACCCTACGGAAACTTTATAGTCGATCTGGTTTTTCCGAATAAGAAAAAGCCAATAAACTGCTTTTTGAAAAATATTCAGTTTTCACATGTTGGGTATAAGATTCTCCATGTGGATTTTCAGGAACTTACCAAAGGGCAGGAAGTTGATATCGAAATTCCTCTAAGGCTTACAGGAGAACCCGTTGGGCTCGATAAGGGCGGAATAGTTAACCAGCTTATAGACAGCGTAATGATCAGAACGTTGCCGAGACACCTTCCGGAAAAATTTGAAATGGATATTTCACATCTGGATGTAAACGATTCGATAGATATTACGGAGCTTGAACTGCCCGATGAAATAACACTGCTTGATCCCACTGAAGGTACAGTGGCGTCAATAATTGTACCGAAAGAAGAGCCTCTTGAGCCAGAAACCGAGGAAGAGGAAGAAGAGCTTGAAGAGGAAGAAGCTGAATCAGAAGAATCTTCCGAAGAAGAAAAGGAATAA
- a CDS encoding monovalent cation/H+ antiporter complex subunit F, with product MFSFIAVIILIGVFCVLFRAIKGPTIFDRVLSVNLIGTKAVVVIALIGFMHGRPEFMDIALTYALINFIGTIAFLKYIEKNKLD from the coding sequence ATGTTCAGTTTTATAGCAGTGATAATCCTTATCGGTGTGTTTTGTGTACTCTTCAGGGCTATAAAAGGGCCTACTATATTCGACCGGGTGTTGTCCGTAAACCTGATAGGCACAAAAGCCGTTGTTGTAATCGCGCTAATAGGTTTTATGCACGGCAGGCCTGAGTTTATGGATATAGCCCTGACATATGCACTTATTAATTTTATCGGAACAATAGCTTTTCTGAAATATATTGAAAAAAATAAACTGGATTAA
- a CDS encoding Na(+)/H(+) antiporter subunit B, whose amino-acid sequence MKDDVILRTITKFMLPFIQIFAFYTLAHGEISPGGGFQAGVIFGASFILIALVFGKSEARSKMPRSLNDILFSSGAFIYALTGLVCIFTGGLFLEYGELPFHSAKEGNHIGMIIIELGVAITVAAVMMTIFFEIAGKEDD is encoded by the coding sequence ATGAAAGATGATGTTATTTTAAGAACCATTACAAAATTTATGCTCCCCTTTATTCAGATTTTTGCATTTTACACACTTGCCCATGGTGAAATCAGTCCGGGCGGCGGATTCCAGGCTGGTGTGATATTTGGAGCAAGTTTTATTTTAATTGCACTGGTCTTTGGTAAAAGTGAGGCAAGGTCGAAAATGCCTCGATCTCTTAATGATATACTTTTTTCGTCCGGTGCTTTTATTTATGCACTTACCGGTTTGGTATGCATATTTACCGGCGGTCTTTTTCTTGAATATGGAGAACTTCCCTTTCACTCGGCAAAAGAGGGTAACCACATAGGCATGATTATCATTGAGCTCGGCGTTGCAATAACAGTTGCGGCAGTAATGATGACAATATTTTTCGAAATTGCGGGGAAGGAAGATGATTGA
- a CDS encoding molybdopterin-binding protein translates to MKKLKVEDAVGEKLAYDITEVNLDTNFKGVAFYRGHFIEEKDIEHLLYLGKEYVFVEEDEAGEVHENDVATAIAPLAAGKNIYYSEAPKEGKIDFFAAADGILTIDTETVLKINSMEIPSMPTISDKYPVTAGTKVAAFRIIPLTCKKAIFDEMKTILEQPVLTVREYTIKSVSMIVTGNEIYYGKIEDKFTEKLKQKLTKFGVNNINSRILPDDETVIASAVKEESEQSGLILITGGTSVDPDDKTRLGIENAGVEFVQKGNPIQPGNNFSIGYLNSTTVCAVPAAALFYKITSLDIFLPQILAEIKVTKNDIVSKAIGGLCHQCKVCVYPVCSFGKGVCLS, encoded by the coding sequence ATGAAAAAATTAAAGGTTGAAGATGCTGTGGGCGAAAAACTCGCTTATGATATCACCGAAGTTAATCTGGATACTAATTTCAAAGGTGTAGCATTTTACAGGGGACATTTTATTGAAGAAAAGGACATTGAGCATCTCCTGTATCTGGGAAAAGAGTATGTTTTTGTTGAAGAAGATGAAGCCGGTGAAGTGCATGAAAACGATGTGGCAACGGCAATAGCCCCTTTGGCAGCCGGAAAAAATATTTATTACAGCGAGGCTCCCAAAGAAGGAAAGATAGATTTCTTTGCCGCTGCCGATGGTATTTTGACTATCGATACTGAAACTGTATTAAAAATCAACAGTATGGAAATACCTTCTATGCCTACCATAAGTGACAAATATCCTGTTACCGCTGGCACAAAAGTCGCAGCATTCAGGATTATCCCTCTGACATGCAAAAAAGCAATATTTGACGAAATGAAAACAATTCTTGAGCAGCCGGTTCTGACTGTTAGAGAATATACGATAAAAAGTGTGTCAATGATAGTAACAGGTAATGAGATATATTATGGTAAAATTGAGGATAAATTTACGGAAAAACTGAAACAAAAGCTTACAAAATTTGGAGTAAACAATATAAACAGCAGGATACTCCCGGATGATGAGACGGTGATTGCCTCAGCCGTTAAAGAAGAATCAGAACAAAGCGGACTGATACTAATTACAGGCGGGACATCTGTGGATCCGGATGATAAAACAAGGCTGGGGATAGAAAACGCCGGGGTTGAATTTGTACAAAAAGGCAATCCAATACAGCCGGGCAATAATTTTTCCATCGGCTATCTTAATAGCACCACTGTCTGTGCAGTGCCTGCGGCAGCACTGTTTTATAAGATAACATCTCTTGATATTTTCCTGCCTCAAATACTGGCTGAAATAAAAGTAACAAAGAATGATATTGTATCAAAAGCAATCGGCGGTCTGTGTCACCAATGCAAGGTTTGTGTTTATCCGGTGTGTTCTTTCGGGAAAGGTGTATGTTTGAGTTAG
- the modA gene encoding molybdate ABC transporter substrate-binding protein: MKFLLSLIVCLFAFNVYAEKIYWYLAASMTKPGKAIVKQYNKTHEDEVVLILGGSGQILNKIILSKKGDIYTSANEKYYKKASSDNVVLYGEKLLVQTPVFGISKKAESRITDFTDLLKPGIKIALGNPNTMAIGKTYKMKIESEMPEKIADKIKANTIIYPTNVSQTINYVLSSTVDTGLMFDSSAKLNGLRYVEIPDEYNTRVTAYISLVKYSKNKELAKSFLEYVRKNAHIFEEYGYDVVMKRSD; this comes from the coding sequence GTGAAGTTTTTATTAAGTCTTATTGTATGTCTTTTTGCTTTTAATGTGTATGCTGAAAAAATTTACTGGTATCTTGCAGCCTCAATGACCAAGCCGGGAAAAGCTATTGTTAAGCAGTACAACAAAACACACGAGGACGAGGTTGTATTGATCCTCGGCGGCTCGGGGCAGATTCTGAATAAAATTATTTTATCCAAAAAAGGTGATATCTACACATCTGCTAATGAAAAATATTACAAAAAGGCGTCTTCTGATAATGTGGTTCTGTACGGAGAGAAACTGCTTGTTCAAACACCTGTCTTTGGTATTTCAAAAAAAGCTGAATCCAGGATTACTGATTTTACAGATTTGCTTAAGCCGGGAATAAAAATTGCCCTCGGAAATCCGAATACTATGGCTATAGGCAAAACCTATAAAATGAAAATAGAGTCTGAGATGCCTGAAAAAATTGCTGATAAGATTAAAGCCAATACAATAATTTATCCCACCAATGTATCGCAGACCATTAACTATGTATTGAGTTCCACTGTTGATACCGGTCTTATGTTTGACTCCAGTGCGAAACTAAACGGGCTGAGGTATGTTGAAATCCCCGATGAGTACAATACCCGAGTAACAGCATATATCTCTCTGGTGAAATACAGCAAAAATAAAGAGCTTGCCAAATCTTTTTTGGAATATGTAAGAAAAAATGCACATATATTTGAAGAATACGGTTATGATGTAGTAATGAAGAGGTCAGATTAA
- a CDS encoding ACT domain-containing protein: MPGEKSLEKLLRFMNPSLGENEFIFCSLSGSGLSEYSYLSPEAAVLEEEGISLVISKNKADEHNLKYDTVLRLLNHPNIFKFH; this comes from the coding sequence GTGCCGGGAGAAAAGAGCCTTGAAAAACTGCTTCGTTTCATGAATCCCAGTTTGGGTGAAAATGAATTTATTTTTTGCTCCTTAAGTGGGAGTGGCTTAAGTGAATATTCATATTTATCACCGGAGGCAGCCGTCTTGGAGGAGGAGGGGATTTCTTTGGTTATTTCCAAGAACAAAGCTGACGAACACAACCTGAAATATGATACCGTTTTGAGACTTTTGAATCATCCTAATATTTTTAAATTTCATTAA
- a CDS encoding DUF4040 domain-containing protein, which yields MIAVDFLLLLLLVIIAIAAISAKDILTSIMLLGSYSLVIAMEWMLLNAVDVAFTEAAVGAGISTILMIAVLTRVPRFEKELTEQRHFFNLFNRSELLALATVMITGVLLISGTWDMPAFGDPNSPANSYLSPEYIERSYPQTGSHNIVTAVLASYRGYDTLGETTVVFTAAVCLVLLIRSYKNNER from the coding sequence ATGATAGCGGTTGATTTTCTTCTCCTTTTACTTTTGGTAATTATTGCTATTGCTGCCATTTCGGCAAAAGACATCCTTACCAGTATAATGCTTCTGGGCAGCTACAGCCTTGTAATTGCAATGGAGTGGATGTTGCTTAATGCTGTTGATGTCGCTTTTACTGAAGCTGCTGTGGGGGCAGGAATATCAACGATACTGATGATAGCGGTTCTTACCAGGGTACCGCGTTTTGAAAAGGAATTGACAGAGCAAAGACATTTTTTCAATCTTTTTAACCGTTCGGAGCTGCTGGCTCTGGCCACAGTAATGATAACAGGTGTTCTGCTTATATCTGGGACCTGGGACATGCCCGCTTTCGGAGATCCTAATTCTCCGGCTAATTCTTATCTCTCACCTGAATACATTGAAAGAAGTTATCCTCAGACAGGATCACATAATATTGTCACCGCAGTACTGGCAAGCTACAGGGGTTACGATACACTTGGGGAAACAACCGTTGTTTTTACTGCTGCCGTTTGTTTGGTCTTATTAATAAGGAGCTATAAAAATAATGAAAGATGA
- a CDS encoding Na+/H+ antiporter subunit E, with translation MKFILTFIALLIFWFMLSGHFTVIIVTSAVIYSLIAAYFTYNYFLEEISITGIKRIFKFIAYLPWLFWEIVMANLQVAYIVLSPKMPISPELVETETNLKTDYGKTALGNSITLTPGTVTIEIEDSKILVHAITKEHAQDIRNKDIEKKILRIEA, from the coding sequence ATGAAATTTATTCTCACATTTATCGCTCTGCTGATTTTCTGGTTTATGCTTTCAGGTCACTTTACAGTAATTATTGTGACTTCAGCAGTAATATATTCCCTGATTGCAGCTTACTTTACCTATAATTACTTTCTTGAAGAAATAAGCATAACCGGAATAAAGCGGATTTTTAAATTTATAGCTTATTTGCCGTGGCTTTTCTGGGAAATTGTTATGGCAAATCTCCAGGTTGCATACATTGTCCTCAGTCCAAAAATGCCAATATCACCGGAACTGGTGGAAACGGAAACCAATCTGAAAACCGATTACGGGAAAACGGCGCTTGGCAATTCCATCACCTTAACTCCAGGGACAGTTACAATCGAAATTGAAGACAGCAAAATACTGGTACATGCAATAACAAAAGAGCACGCTCAGGATATAAGAAATAAAGATATTGAAAAGAAAATATTGAGGATAGAAGCTTAA
- a CDS encoding ABC transporter ATP-binding protein, whose amino-acid sequence MFELDVIKRLKGIEFNFKFSADSNRIVLFGPSGAGKSSIIKMIAGFFSPDRGHIKLNENTFFDSSSKINLPVNIRKVGYLPQEYTLFPHLNVKENIQYGLKFFDKSKAGYSIGEVAEKLGISDKLDSSVQKLSGGQRQRVALARILVLKPSILLLDEPFSALDSSTAGSLRELVADISDELNIPSIFITHNLSDAYLFAKDLILVERGRVVEFGKKEELYSNPAYTEAARLMGFKNIWNAYQVSGGRVLCDNGHEFTLDKENKKKDATHICIRPENVMIIRPDHDIKSSLKENIVTGRIDSMKNAGKDYFIRIISDNGLTIHSVVPVHACEKMDLGINKKVSVSLKQQSIVLTTDK is encoded by the coding sequence ATGTTTGAGTTAGACGTTATAAAAAGACTTAAAGGGATTGAATTTAATTTTAAGTTCAGTGCTGATTCTAACAGAATTGTACTTTTCGGCCCTTCAGGTGCCGGCAAATCCTCTATTATCAAGATGATAGCCGGTTTTTTCAGTCCTGATAGAGGGCATATAAAGTTGAATGAAAACACATTTTTCGACAGCAGCAGCAAAATAAATTTACCGGTAAATATTCGTAAAGTGGGCTATCTTCCTCAGGAGTATACACTTTTCCCCCATCTTAATGTAAAGGAAAATATACAATACGGGTTAAAATTTTTTGATAAAAGCAAAGCCGGATATAGTATCGGTGAGGTTGCAGAGAAGCTCGGCATCTCGGACAAACTTGACTCGTCTGTCCAAAAACTATCCGGCGGGCAAAGACAACGGGTAGCGTTGGCACGCATACTTGTACTAAAACCGTCGATTCTCCTGCTGGATGAGCCTTTCAGCGCACTGGACAGCAGTACCGCCGGATCTCTAAGGGAATTGGTGGCTGATATTTCAGATGAGCTGAATATTCCGTCTATATTTATAACCCACAATCTGAGTGATGCCTATCTGTTTGCAAAAGACCTGATTCTCGTGGAGAGGGGCAGAGTTGTTGAATTCGGTAAAAAGGAAGAGTTATACAGCAATCCTGCATATACTGAAGCAGCTCGTCTTATGGGATTTAAAAATATATGGAATGCTTATCAGGTATCCGGCGGCCGAGTTTTGTGCGACAATGGGCATGAGTTTACGCTGGATAAGGAAAACAAAAAGAAAGACGCCACCCATATCTGCATCAGACCGGAAAATGTTATGATAATACGACCGGATCACGATATAAAATCCAGTCTTAAGGAAAATATAGTAACCGGACGTATAGACAGTATGAAAAATGCAGGCAAAGATTATTTTATCAGAATCATTTCTGACAACGGATTGACTATACACTCTGTTGTCCCGGTACACGCCTGTGAAAAAATGGATCTTGGTATAAACAAAAAGGTCAGTGTTTCCCTGAAACAGCAAAGTATAGTTTTGACAACTGACAAATAA
- a CDS encoding molybdopterin molybdotransferase MoeA, producing the protein MHKYEEALKILSNISLNFKTERVAVNEAFNRALAEDLYTDFPFPDCRKSAVDGYAIVIWDKMEYTIKGESVPGDLRNADIQAGECIFVMTGGIVPDNTDAVVRVEDVEEENDHILLNRKPEKGVNINLAGEEFSENTLFAEHGKLLDELAFPALCYSGKKEVKVYKKPKIGVFVTGDEILEPGDDYKRGHVFNTNRYILHSLLGHLPADIHYLGRFNDDEEDIAEVLEKSDEYDILVSSGGVSMGKYDFVKKILQEYDYEIIINKTAIKPGSPLMVARNENCTIFGMPGYPAAFATNLILYLLPFVRKSCGIKNFENNIVKGKLRTSMRSRINALYFNRAIVKIEDGEPVAYDPGSQKTSHFLNFFNVNGLVMLDENVGSLEKGSIVNIIPVRGL; encoded by the coding sequence ATGCACAAGTATGAAGAGGCCCTTAAAATATTAAGCAATATTTCCCTGAATTTTAAAACTGAGCGGGTAGCTGTCAATGAAGCTTTTAACAGGGCTCTGGCTGAGGATTTATATACGGATTTCCCATTTCCGGACTGTAGAAAAAGTGCTGTGGATGGTTATGCAATCGTTATCTGGGATAAAATGGAATATACGATTAAAGGCGAGTCAGTACCGGGGGATTTAAGAAATGCAGATATTCAGGCCGGTGAATGCATTTTTGTAATGACCGGTGGAATTGTCCCTGATAATACCGATGCTGTTGTACGGGTGGAGGATGTGGAGGAAGAAAATGATCACATTTTGCTGAACCGAAAGCCTGAAAAAGGGGTTAATATAAATCTGGCAGGTGAAGAGTTTTCGGAAAATACTCTTTTTGCTGAACACGGCAAATTGCTGGATGAGCTTGCTTTCCCTGCTCTCTGTTATTCCGGCAAAAAAGAGGTGAAAGTATATAAAAAGCCCAAAATTGGTGTTTTTGTAACAGGTGACGAAATACTCGAGCCGGGGGATGATTACAAAAGAGGCCATGTGTTTAATACAAACAGATATATATTACATTCCCTGCTGGGTCATTTACCTGCCGATATACATTATCTCGGACGTTTTAATGATGACGAGGAAGACATTGCAGAGGTTTTGGAAAAATCAGATGAGTATGATATCCTGGTGAGTTCCGGCGGTGTTTCCATGGGCAAATATGACTTTGTAAAGAAGATATTACAAGAATACGATTATGAGATTATCATTAATAAAACGGCTATAAAACCGGGAAGTCCCCTGATGGTCGCAAGAAATGAAAATTGTACAATATTCGGGATGCCGGGATACCCGGCTGCATTTGCCACTAATCTGATATTGTATCTTTTGCCTTTTGTGCGCAAAAGCTGTGGCATAAAAAATTTTGAGAATAATATTGTTAAAGGAAAGCTGCGCACTTCTATGCGCTCAAGAATTAATGCACTGTATTTTAACAGGGCGATTGTAAAAATTGAAGACGGCGAACCGGTAGCTTACGACCCCGGCTCCCAGAAAACGTCGCATTTTCTGAATTTTTTTAACGTCAACGGCCTTGTGATGTTGGATGAAAATGTCGGGAGTCTTGAAAAGGGGAGTATTGTGAATATTATACCGGTCAGAGGTTTATGA
- a CDS encoding radical SAM protein, producing MNYIFGPVPSRRLGRSLGVDVIGEKKICTLDCLYCELGKTTKRTVKRGHFVPVDELIEEFSKEYEKFRDSLDVVTITASGEPTLNIDLKEIALEIKKIIHHPLAVLTNSTLITEPEVREALHEFEIVVPSLDAADEKTFRAINRPSESISLQQVVDSLILFSKEFEGKLYIEVLLLKGINDSEDHLNLLADIINSCDYDKVQLNTAFRPGAYREAVKLNDAELLNAAMHLKKRGIVVEPVENFVKTLDISSEIDLKKTLLQLINMRPCSYGDLRKLFGMQDKLDIAVEQLVAENSVRSFEEKGETFYVSPFMKL from the coding sequence ATGAATTATATATTCGGTCCAGTGCCTTCCAGAAGGCTGGGGAGATCTCTCGGTGTTGATGTAATTGGAGAGAAAAAAATATGCACTTTGGATTGCCTGTACTGCGAGTTGGGTAAAACGACAAAAAGAACTGTTAAAAGGGGGCATTTTGTCCCGGTTGATGAATTGATTGAGGAATTCAGCAAGGAGTATGAAAAATTCCGGGACAGTCTGGATGTGGTTACGATAACTGCAAGTGGAGAGCCTACGCTGAATATTGATCTGAAAGAAATAGCTTTGGAAATCAAAAAAATTATCCACCACCCTCTGGCTGTTCTTACAAATTCCACACTTATAACGGAGCCGGAAGTAAGAGAAGCGCTACATGAGTTTGAGATTGTTGTGCCCAGCCTTGACGCAGCTGATGAGAAAACCTTCAGAGCGATAAACAGGCCGTCTGAAAGCATTTCACTTCAGCAGGTAGTCGATTCGCTTATTCTTTTTTCAAAGGAATTTGAAGGGAAACTTTACATAGAAGTTTTGCTGTTGAAGGGGATAAATGATTCAGAGGATCACCTTAATCTGCTTGCTGATATTATCAATAGTTGTGATTATGATAAAGTCCAGCTTAATACGGCATTCCGCCCAGGTGCCTACAGAGAAGCTGTTAAACTTAATGATGCGGAGCTTTTAAATGCTGCGATGCACCTGAAAAAACGGGGCATAGTGGTGGAGCCCGTGGAGAATTTTGTCAAAACACTGGATATTAGTTCTGAAATTGATTTAAAGAAAACACTTTTGCAGCTGATAAATATGCGCCCCTGCAGCTATGGTGATTTGCGTAAACTTTTCGGAATGCAGGATAAGCTTGATATTGCTGTGGAACAGCTTGTTGCTGAAAATTCTGTCCGTTCATTTGAAGAAAAGGGTGAAACATTTTATGTTTCACCCTTTATGAAACTATAA